In Dolichospermum flos-aquae CCAP 1403/13F, the following proteins share a genomic window:
- a CDS encoding oxidoreductase: MTKIKLATVWLGGCSGCHMSFLDLDEWLIDLAAQVDIVYSPIADIKEYPEGVDVVLVEGAIANEEHLELIHKIRTRTKTIISFGDCAVTGNVTALRNLSGGAEPALQLAYIQEACINQQIPNSPGIVPPLLDTVVPVHKVVSVDIYLPGCPPSAPRIRAALAPLLKGEKPEIVGREMIKFG; encoded by the coding sequence ATGACTAAAATTAAATTAGCAACAGTGTGGTTAGGTGGTTGTTCTGGCTGTCATATGTCATTCCTTGATTTAGATGAATGGTTAATAGACTTAGCTGCACAAGTAGATATAGTTTATAGTCCCATTGCTGATATTAAAGAATATCCCGAAGGTGTAGATGTAGTATTAGTTGAAGGTGCTATAGCTAATGAAGAACATCTAGAATTAATTCACAAAATTAGAACCCGAACTAAAACAATAATTTCCTTTGGTGATTGTGCTGTTACTGGTAATGTTACCGCTTTGCGTAATCTTTCCGGTGGTGCTGAACCAGCCCTACAATTAGCTTATATCCAAGAGGCTTGTATTAATCAACAAATTCCCAATTCACCAGGAATTGTTCCCCCTTTACTAGATACAGTTGTCCCTGTGCATAAGGTAGTATCAGTTGATATTTATTTACCCGGTTGTCCCCCTTCTGCACCTCGCATTCGTGCCGCACTTGCACCACTATTAAAAGGAGAAAAGCCGGAAATTGTCGGC